In Montipora capricornis isolate CH-2021 chromosome 4, ASM3666992v2, whole genome shotgun sequence, the DNA window ATAAAAGTATGTGAGAGGACATGTACTGAAAAGTGATAGATGGCCAATTTAAACTAAATATGCAATGGCCAACTGCCATCTGAAACTGAATATTACAAGGAGGACAAAATAAGactaagggggggggggacgatAATGTTAATAAAGAATAACAATGCTTCCTTCCTTCACTATCTCTTTGCACCTGTTCATGTTCTTACAGTGATAATCGTATTCCAACAAACAAGCTCAGTGAATTAAGTGTGAGGATTTCAGAGCAACAGGTCTTGTTAGATCCTCAATGACTGTAAAATCTGTTTCAACTTGTCTCTGATCCATCTTCATTTagctttaaagtgcccctgtgaccaaaaagtcaattcatatttttctttggatttcaaagctatgttaacaaaacactaagtgacccacgttttaagccttgatttcaaaaagacacctctaaaatttaactgtaattttcctatttaatggtccgccattactaacattatgttcttgagagagctggatccaggagaaaatgacgtcaaattaAAGGCtcattagtttaagaatgcaagaCGTGTCTACGCTGCAGAATTAAGATGCAGCATGgaggttttgggctttcagactttttaacacacgctttgcatatataataagctgcgttcacacgctgaaattttaagctagtgagcctctgacgtcactattccctggatccaaccttctgaggtccaatcggtcagttttgaatgtgagtaatggcggaccgtgaaattcaaaacttacatgtacactcaaagtaaacggcctttggataaaaatcaaagctcaaaattttgccagtcaggtgttatgcaaacacactttcaaaatctgaaggaaaaaaggaaatggttttttgatcacaggggcactttaatttaAATGACTCATAACAAAGTCGTCAACATATGggggaaaaaaacaatgttttgttaaATAATAGCATACAGCATGGCCTTAAGTGATGTTTTACTACACAAACATTTTCACAGAGCTCTTGAGAGTCCATCGTTGAGTTTACCTGCATATGCCACAGGTACTGTTCCTTTTAAAGGGTATCTTCATGTTGGCACCCATTTAAACCTCATAAGATATCATATTCTCAAACACAAGGCTTATGACACAATACCTTAGAGAAATACCCAACGAGATGTGCTCCTTCCCTGTCGACTTCTGTTAGCAAGTAAAACATAAATGGTTCCACATCAAAGTACAAGGTTTTGTGGTCCAGGAACAATTTGGCCAGCAAGCAAATGTTCTGACAATATATTGAaacagataaagaaaaaaaaacaagcagtgagcaaaaacaaggcggtactgccatatatggactatataggtatgtgccgctgtgaagcgtatggttttcaagcagtttactctaggatagagtatataaaGCATAGTGTTTGGGTCTAggatagggtatcatttttcacgaaagtgaccagtcgcttgaagattttatcaagagtaaggaaaccagaaattcctgctccaaaacataaaaaaattgaGTCTTTtacgcaactcagcctcaacgGTGTttataaatggctatcatgaaacacttctggatattattaactgtcaagtatCGGTacttagacggaaatcggtgggagtttactctagtatagggtagcaaaattcagctgaacaaGCTCTGGTATAgactaagggttccagggtcccagtgGTTCccatttctttatttaacaTTTAGGTCCAATGTGCCAATCTTACATTACCAATGTAAAATCTTTTTCTTGATAGGATTTGGACAAATTCCTTTCACATAAAGTTTATCTGGTGGGTTCACAGCTGACACTGGCTGATATTATGTTATACTACTCTCTACATGTGGAAATGCTTGAGATGACTGTTTATGAAAAGGAACAACTGATCAACCTATCAAGATGGTTTGATCAGGTATGCTTTTTAATAACAATTGGATGAGATTTGTATAtgttgatttaatttgattttattataatattttgCCCTCAGCATCTGAAGTTGAAGGgcacttgaaaagcccttgaaaaaaggaTTGggggaaactgcttgaaaactgcttgaattttttcttGGGTGAAAATTATTGATCTTGAGATTACATAATGCTAAGTTCAAGAGACTAttcaaaaattgagcccaaatttGACTATTGGGGAAAGATAAATGCAAAAAGCTCTGATTAAAATGCCTGGTGGCATACACTTAACTTGCAGGACGTAGGATAGAATATCAAgctaggctttttcagcaaagaaaacacaaaaacatgaTGAATGGTGTAGAAATTGTCTTACAAACACTTCTTGAAAGctcaatttctggttcttgtaaactccttgaatactcttGGAATTTTATACACAAAATCCAGTACAAAACCctgcaaaccagttggctatttacaagtgcagtggAGAAGCTGAACCAGGATCAAATGCAGGTTGTGGTCAGAATGGGTCCTCAGACCCCGGGATGTCCAGATCTTGAAGCAACCGTACCCCAACGACAGGGCTGCACAGCCTAATTCCTCCATTTAGAACAACATGACAAAGCACGTCAATATGAAATCATGACATATGCCAACAACTCAAGATGAGTGTTTGCTGCCTACATGTATATTGAAGTCTCAGAGACTACACTATTGTCCATTTTATGTTTTATCTAAAAACAGCCtgttatataattatatatataaaggTAGTCTGCTACAAGCCTAGAACTTAGGTCCAGcaggccagcgcttatctccggtttctgtagcatgaagcgacaaggAGTGTTTCTACTCCCCCCGGGAtgagatgctagtccatcgcagggttacccccagcatttttgctggtacccatttatacacctgggcggagagaggcaccgtgagagtaattagtgtcttgcccaagaacacaacacaatctccccggccaggacccgaacccggaccactcgatccggagtcgagcacactgaccatgaggctaCCACGCCTGAGTCCTACTATAAATGGGTAGGCCCATTTTCATTATGATCACACATCaaccaataataaattattatttggttttgttcttcaaaataaaattaatatgatACTTGCAGATGACTTAAATCTTTCCAGGCTAAATTTTGagaattttattacaacaaCACAGCCAAACCCCCAATGATTACCCAAAATGATGATTCTAAGTAGTTGTATTGCACAAGTTTAGAGCTTTCAATATAAACTGTGAATTGACTGACATAGAAACTTTTGACATTTTGGCTGGTGGCTTATGGGAGGTGGTCATGATATTGTCTTGCAACGTTTTCTACATAAATTTGCCTTCTTTGTTTGTTATGCAGGTCCAGTGTTACCCTGGTGTGCGGCAATACTTGTCTGAAGTGTCATTTTTGCGAAACACTCTTTATCTGTGATTTGTGACTGGCCCAAAAATGTCGTATGTACAAAGCATTAATGGTTTAAGATCCAAAGGATTTAGTTCATTCTAAATGTAATAATATTCATGATTGTGATGTTTCATTAATATAACAATGTCCTGTACATGAATACCTTATTTAAAAATTACTGACATTTATGTTGtttgataaaaatgaaattaattgAAGGACTCTGGAAATAAAAACAGCCTACAGGTTTTAGTATCTTTTTGGgtgtttcttgtattttgcTCAAAGTTACACTGTAGCTAGATGTATTTGCATGTGTCCAAACAATATAGGGAACACAAGTGTTTATTATTGGAAAACTGCCAGCCTCACCCTCCCTGGCTTTGCTCAACACCTCTGCAAATACAGTCATCTATTTCAAAGAATGTGATTGTTTACATCAGATACTTGGCATAAACgtttgtccttgaatttcacAAGCATGCTTGCATtgtatttttccatttctctaGCCCTTTTTCCTTGTAAAGTATAACATTGTCATCTTTGTTTTAAAGTCTAGCTATTCTTGAGTATATAACATTGTCATCTTTGTTAAAGTCTAGCTATTCCGAAttaattgtttcttgttttcttcaactttaaaacaacatgatttacatctGGGGAGAAAAAATACTAGGCTGGTTGCTAAAAGGATGGTTAGCACTAACTGTTGATTTTAAAAGAGATATCAGAACTTATTGGTTTCCATTTCATTTAACACTGGTCACCACTAACCAGACTTCAAGCAACCAGAGCCTGGACTTTAttacagtcaaaacagctcaagtGTTCCTTTGACGAGTGGATTAATGAGTTTATTATTGCAAATAATTTTGATATCAGTAAGCATTTGAAAAATCTGTTTGTCGGATGAATagtgcaaaattcaaatcaagcctcagttgaaaactcgaattttgattggaatattGCTGGCTTCCGGTGCAAGGCCGGCGTGGAAATTTCACAGGTTTACTGATTAATGTTCCATAATCTTCCAAACAACCATCATTTCACTATGTTTTTTCGAATTAAAGATTGGATGGAGaaatgaatttgaaaataaaggCAAATCATGCTTGTTAAGACCttggcagattatgcaaattggtACACCTGTTAAATTTTCACGCCGTCCTCGCACTGGAAGCGAGCAATagtccaatcaaaattcaagatttgacctgaggcttgatttgaattttgcatcatACGACTGACAACCAGATTGTTGAAATGAtccctgaaatcaaatttgcaataatgaactcattCATCCACTCATTAGAGGAACGTttgagctgttttgactgtTACGTGTTTACGACACGGCATCAATTTGTAACTGGAGTGTGAATTGAAAGGAAGATATGAATTTCTCATAGATTAACTAAGTTCCCATTCATTTAAGTGAGAACACATGCAAATGTAAACCAAAGTAAAAGTGAACACTGCTAGAATacagtttttttaatataattttaacACGAAGTACAAAGTTATTTTAAGCAATGTATTTTCAAGATTTACTAAATTTTGTTGGGTCCCAttttgttgcttcaaaagccATAAGATATTAAAATCCAAAGAAGAAATTAATACCCCTTCTATTAAAGTTAACAACTGTATAATTAACATTTATTGTACGAGGGCACACTGGaaatgaagtgatagataacacgccaagttggttataatcatttcatatccacCAAGCCaagtagaataataattattaattattgttttattaaaaactcccggatcaaagcatcgatttctgcctcggtcaattacAGCCCAAAATGGCTTTTGTTGGCAACTCTTTCTCAGAGcctcaaaaatgttttcagctcgctttattgctgatgcgttccttgaccatattaggtatatgaactgatagcctgtgtctggAGAACCAATGAAAATTCCGGAAATCTGatctgtagttcagtttttaataatactaccatttgcgtccatccttgaagtgtgacgaattttgcgcgtagttttacttttcaaacgttaacggtttAGTCTCATACCTGTCACGTTTTACCAATGAAACGTTAGCAGTCAGGTCACGAAATTGGTAACGTTTTTGGCGCCAAAAGGTCATGTTTTGATCACGTCCTGTGCATGTTTACCAGTTTTTCCCGCtcacttaaatatatatatatatacgtttTGCAAATTAAGCTTACTAGAATGGAGGCGAGAAAAGTGAACCAATTTGGCAGAAGTTACAGACCTGGAGTGGCATTGGCTCAAGATCTTAAATTCTTGATCATTGATAGCATTATCAGAGACGGAGGCGACAGAATTACGGGTTATATTCCACGGAGTGTTACACAATTTGCAAGGGAGTTGCGTGTTTCTGTAAACACGGTAAAATCGGTGTGGTTTAGATATTGCGAAGAAATGATAACAACGCCGAAACCTAAAGGAGGCTTGACATTCGAAAAACTAAAGGAAGATGACCGCGAACTCATTGAAGTTTTGAAGCTCCACTCTCCATCCATATCCCTTTCTGAAATAATGGAGGAGTTAGAACAACTTGGAGGACAAGAAATTTCAATGTCGGCCGTTTCACGAGCCATAAAAAGCAGGCTACCTTCCGGTGACCAGTATTCAcgaaaaaaacttacaaaagtGGCAATGGAGCGATTCACCCCAGATAACTTATTTTATACTCAGCTGTTTATCAATTACGTATCTTCAAAAGATCCAAGGAACCTGAAATTTTTCGACGAAGCGGGAATAAAGATTCCTGACGTGGGAACTCGCACGTATGGACACAGCCCGAAAGGATCACGATGTGTAGAAGTGGGGAGGAAACTCGAATCTCCGAATACAACTTTAAATATGCTGGTTTCTCTGAATGGCCCAGAGTATTATAGTATCGTAAGCGGGGCTACAAACACAGTccgttttctttcattttttcaagaggcAGGTGAAAGTGTTAACATTGAGACGGGTAGACCGTGTCTCGAAGTCGGTGACATTGTTATTATGGATAATTTATCTTCTCATCATTTTGAAGGAGGTGAGATTTTGGAAGAATGGTTTGGTACCATGGGAATTGAGTTGTTATATACGCCTTCATATTCTCCAGATCTTAACCCAATAgagttttgttttaataaaattaaatgtgaATTGAATGGTAACTTGAAGGAACTTGTTCATTCCAATACTAATTTAGCAATAGCAGAAGCAGTTGAGACTATCAGAGCACGGGATATGGCTGGATTTTACGAAGCTACAGATTACCTGTTTGTATGAGGActgtatagacctctttcataatggcggccaaataagttattcttttgttttaatgctaataagccctactaacctcgctacgacgagcaaatttcaaaagaatatttgtttaaaacgagggcagtaggtctaattaacataaagacaaaagaaggtaaagttggtcgccatttatgaaagtggtctataataTAACGCATGTCGGTAgtgtgcaatttttttctccGAAATGCCGTTGAACCTTTCAATGTAAATGAAGTTATTCAAGTTCACATTTCCCAGAAAAGTTTGTAGTAGACCGGTATTAGTGGTGCCCGATGGACATATCATGGCAAACGGAGAAGCCATAGATATATTGCCAGTGTACGTGCCactgagttcattgttattttaaattGCACGCGTCCTTCAAATACAAATGAACACATATTTAACTTGAATTTCAGCGCAGAGGGTACAAAAATTACCGCGAAACCCCATGCCTTGGTTATCAGTGTCAGGAAATGTAGTTTTTCTATAccaaaagttgtgttgacaataaaaataagCGTATATATTTTGCCAGATCTGAGTACTTTTTGTACCGCCCAGGTTATAACATCGCAGACACTGTCATAGGTTAAAAGAGATGATTTGATTGTCATTAGGATATCAAGAAACGTAgtttttctgaaaagaaaatatttatttttttcaaaaggtaTAAAACATAGCTTTCACTTGCTGTCTTTTTCAACGGCTCGTGTGTACAAAGTTCTCTTTCTTGACACAAAAAACTCAACGCGGAACCTGTCAACAACAACTCGactgattaatttaattttacatGAAAGATGTACAATATGAAAATATTAAAACACCAACGAAAGTCTTCAGTTCTCGCTATGACGAGTTCCTGATAAGTTTAACAATAGAGATGCAGCTTCATATTCACAAGCATCACTCGACTCCTGTTTAGTACTAATTGACCGGTTGAATTCTACAGTTTTCGTACTGTTTGTACTTGTAGTACAGGTCGCAGTACATGTGTTACACGGATCGGGAGGATATTGCATTGAATACTTGCTTGTGAGTGACTGACCCATTGCACCTACTGCTACAGAGAAATGGACGCCCGAAGGAAAAACTGCTGGGTGTGGAGGTGGCAAGAAGTCATAAGAGTAACTTGTGTTTACGCTATTTTCGCTTGTAGACTGTTCCCGCAGGCTTTCCCGGATCACCATTGCTAACTGCTCGGCCTCTTCCCCCTTATTTCTTGGAGCAGTATACAAAATTTGTGAAGAAATTGCCCCATCACTAGAACTGTTACATGCATGTTTACTACTGGGGAATTTTACACCATACCGCTCAAGGGACGGTTTTGCTGGATTTTCACGCTTGCGGCTGCCGCCCTGCTTTGACCTAGAAAATGCAAGACTGCCAGAATTATTGTCAGTAAGAgctttttctaaaatatttccGATGTCTTGTTTCCCAGGTATTTTTCCTCTAAAGTTCTTCTTACAGTATTCCTCCACGAGGTAAACATGTTTACGTAATAATGACCAGTGTTTGGTGCCGTTCACAAGGTATGCCGCCTTGTTCACTTCGAACAAGTCACTCTCGATGCGGTTTTGTACTTTGTCTTTCATTCTTTCAACAGCACTCTCTTTACTTTCCAACTCTTCGAATAACCTGTTAAGCTCACTTTGATGTCTCTTGATTTGACAACGcatttctttcacgttgagTTCACCAGGATGAAATTTTTCCTCTCCACACTTAAAGACAGAGAAGCATTTCCCGTACACGCACGTACGAGCAGAGTGTCCTAAACGCAAATGGCAATTTCTGCAAATATTTCCATCTCGAGGATCAGACTTAACTCTTTCTAGTTTCATTTGAGTTTCGTGTACTTTCTCGCGCAGTTGCTGAATCTGGGACCTCTTCTGTTCAATTCTTTCTTCAGTTTTTATGATGTACCTTTCAAGAGGAGTTCTTTCACTGCATAAAGACGACTTTTCATGTTGATTTGTACGCGTTTCAATGATTTCTGTGGTCGTTGTCGAATCTTGCCCACCACCATCAACGTAGTTGAGGATATCTCTATTGAGAGAAACCCGGGCTGAGGGCCGTCCTTCAGTAGAGCTAGATTGACTGGATGGTTCAGCCCTCTCGACAGGCTTTGCTTTCACAGAAGGTGAAGAACCCTCGAATACTCTTAGCTTGAGTCGCTGAATGTCTGTTCCTACAATTAGTTTTGACGTGGAAAtggcaattctcaggctaataATTTGCATCGTTATTCAAAACTACATACTCTCCTTCGTCATTTTCATACAGTATCCCGAACGTTAAAAAACGCATCTTAGGAATATTACTTGTTATGGCATTGTTCAACTCGTCAACAGTTTTTGGCGGAGCCATAAAAAAAACCCTCCTCGTATCACCAATTTCGACTTGCACTTGCATTTCCGACTCCATAGTTGCTTCGCACGTGAACCTGCCTTCACTGGATgtgaaacttgaaaacatgcacagcacgtgaacaaaacatgaTTTTTTGGCGCCAAAAACGTTATCAATTTCGTGACCTGACTGCCAACGTTTCCTTGGTAAAACGTGACAGGTATGAGACTaaaccgttaacgtttgaaaagtaaagCTACGCACAAAATTCGTCACacttcaaggatggacgcaaatggtagtatgTGTTATTGGTataataattacataggtgattattgaaaattctctgcactgattggttgcTCTTGAGGTGATTGACAGTTCcccgataatcacctaagcggttttttcaaaatggctgctgcAAGTCGACAAAGAAATAAGTtgctttaaagaaaatacatattttttcaaataatcacccatgtaattatactaaaacaattattcacctcaggctcggtgaatatcagtgaataaaaacctcgactttgtctcatttttattcaccaatattAACCttgcctttggcgaataattgtaaAGTTTTCCACATTCTTACTCCAAAAAAGGATTATGAACTTACTGTACCAAtgataagaaaataaaaatttaatataCAATCTataagtataataataataataatattaataataataataataataataataataatataatttaatAATCATAAGAAACTGGAGCAAACACTGCtaaagagtgctcaatacacgtGTGTGTAGAGCGGTTTATAGAATTAAATGACTGAATGAAAATACACAAGATTCCCTGCGACTCTGAGTTTCGTGCGTATGCACTCATCAGGCAGATTTAATGAGTGCAGCAACAACAATCTACTGAACAAACGATCCGAGCTTGTATCCAAATGccgacatgaaaacaagttttatctCAAGAACAATTAAGGCTTATCCTACACAATAGCTATTGTATTGCGCTTGTTTTAGCTCAGCCAGTCTTACACCACACCCCCAGTTCCGCCCTTCTCACCCATTGTAATCAGGACCCCATTGTTCTACTCAttgtaaatatgtatatatagctAGCTAATAAGTCTGTTCTTCATTAAAT includes these proteins:
- the LOC138046004 gene encoding uncharacterized protein → MEARKVNQFGRSYRPGVALAQDLKFLIIDSIIRDGGDRITGYIPRSVTQFARELRVSVNTVKSVWFRYCEEMITTPKPKGGLTFEKLKEDDRELIEVLKLHSPSISLSEIMEELEQLGGQEISMSAVSRAIKSRLPSGDQYSRKKLTKVAMERFTPDNLFYTQLFINYVSSKDPRNLKFFDEAGIKIPDVGTRTYGHSPKGSRCVEVGRKLESPNTTLNMLVSLNGPEYYSIVSGATNTVRFLSFFQEAGESVNIETGRPCLEVGDIVIMDNLSSHHFEGGEILEEWFGTMGIELLYTPSYSPDLNPIEFCFNKIKCELNGNLKELVHSNTNLAIAEAVETIRARDMAGFYEATDYLFV